The Astyanax mexicanus isolate ESR-SI-001 chromosome 7, AstMex3_surface, whole genome shotgun sequence genome has a window encoding:
- the sgms2a gene encoding phosphatidylcholine:ceramide cholinephosphotransferase 2: protein MATVDHQCERHPTDGHAHSGVSPGGRVCPVHSPKAEESKRAHKGLGRHRDYIKISVPEGKTIRLPMEWWKTFLAFFYAAFNLVLTTVMITVVHERVPAKETSPPLPDKFFDYIDRVKWAFTVTEVNGMVLVGIWCTQMVFHRYRSIVGRRFFFLMGTLYMYRCVTMYITTLPVPGMHMTCAPKLYGDSQAKLQRVLQLISGAGLSITGSHMMCGDFLYSGHTVMLTLTYLFIKEYSPRSFWWYHLLCWLMAATGVVCILVAHEHYSVDVVVAYFITSRLFYWYHTMANVQAVKCSPSSYLTHTWWNPIFNFLERNVQNQVPCSFCWPVTWPPACLKNPCKNYSMVQSVREE, encoded by the exons ATGGCAACCGTGGATCACCAGTGCGAGCGACACCCCACAGACGGCCATGCCCACAGCGGGGTCAGCCCTGGGGGTCGAGTATGTCCCGTCCACAGTCCTAAAGCGGAGGAGTCCAAGCGGGCCCACAAGGGCCTAGGCCGACACAGAGACTACATCAAGATCTCTGTGCCCGAGGGAAAAACCATCCGGCTGCCCATGGAGTGGTGGAAGACCTTCCTCGCCTTCTTCTACGCTGCCTTCAACCTGGTGCTGACCACAGTGATGATCACAGTGGTGCACGAAAGAGTCCCAGCCAAAGAAACCAGCCCACCACTGCCAGACAAGTTCTTCGACTACATAGACCGCGTAAAGTGGGCGTTCACTGTGACCGAAGTCAACGGAATGGTGCTGGTGGGGATCTGGTGCACACAGATGGTCTTCCATAGATACAG GTCCATTGTGGGCAGAAGGTTCTTCTTCCTCATGGGCACGCTCTACATGTATCGCTGCGTCACCATGTACATCACCACACTGCCAGTGCCTGGCATGCACATGACGTGTGCCCCAAAG CTTTATGGCGACTCTCAGGCTAAGTTACAGCGCGTGCTGCAGTTGATCTCTGGAGCTGGACTCTCCATCACTGGCTCACATATGATGTGTGGGGATTTTCTCTACAGTGGTCATACAGTCATGCTGACACTCACATATCTCTTCATTAAAGAGT ACTCTCCACGCTCCTTCTGGTGGTACCACCTGCTCTGCTGGCTCATGGCTGCTACAGGGGTTGTGTGTATCCTGGTGGCTCACGAGCACTACAGTGTGGACGTGGTGGTGGCCTACTTCATCACCTCACGTCTCTTCTACTGGTATCACACCATGGCCAACGTGCAG GCTGTGAAGTGCTCGCCCAGCAGCTACCTCACCCACACCTGGTGGAACCCCATCTTCAACTTCCTCGAGCGCAACGTCCAGAACC